From Anticarsia gemmatalis isolate Benzon Research Colony breed Stoneville strain chromosome 3, ilAntGemm2 primary, whole genome shotgun sequence, one genomic window encodes:
- the LOC142987332 gene encoding uncharacterized protein LOC142987332, whose protein sequence is MSRHVCLAAAAFLVVLSVVDAQRRLALPDPRSCANRVRHSTYRDARGVLHSYFFSWEHAPTRNLEVDWLDARNICRRHCMDAVSLETPQENEFVKQRIARGNVRYIWTSGRKCNFAGCDRPDLQPPNVNGWFWSGSGAKIGPTTQRNTGDWSYTGGYGQPQPDNREAAQGNDESCLAILNNFYNDGIKWHDVACHHVKPFVCEDSDELLNFVRSRNPGLRL, encoded by the exons ATGAGCCGGCACGTCTGCCTGGCGGCTGCCGCCTTCCTCGTCGTTCTCTCCGTCGTTGATGCCCAGAGACGTCTCGCTTTGCCGGATCCCAGGAGCTGCGCCAACC GAGTCCGACACTCAACGTACCGTGACGCTCGAGGAGTTCTCCACTCGTACTTCTTTAGTTGGGAGCATGCCCCTACTCGCAACCTAGAGGTAGACTGGCTTGACGCTAGGAATATTTGTCGCCGTCACTGCATGGATGCTGTCTCTTTAGAGACACCGCAG gAAAATGAATTCGTAAAACAAAGGATTGCTCGCGGTAATGTCCGCTACATCTGGACTTCTGGCCGCAAATGCAACTTCGCCGGTTGCGACCGCCCTGACCTGCAACCCCCTAATGTGAACGGCTGGTTCTGGTCCGGCTCTGGCGCCAAAATTGGACCCACTACTCAACGCAACACCGGTGACTGGTCCTACACTGGTGGATATGGTCAACCTCAGCCAGATAACCGTGAAGCAGCTCAG GGTAACGATGAATCGTGCTTGGCGATCCTGAACAACTTCTACAACGATGGCATCAAATGGCACGACGTCGCCTGTCATCACGTGAAGCCGTTTGTGTGTGAAGACAGTGACGAGTTGCTCAACTTCGTGCGTTCGCGCAACCCTGGCCTTCGCCTATGA